One region of Longimicrobium sp. genomic DNA includes:
- a CDS encoding ABC-F family ATP-binding cassette domain-containing protein, with amino-acid sequence MPAVLHDFRIAADRLGHALADGRTLFTDITLGFGRERTGLVGPNGAGKTTLVRILAGELTPSRGSVQRRGTVGYLPQDFQVRAGRTLAAVLGIDRRLAALDRVFAGDGSPRDFELVGDGWDLRERAEAALARFGLARLHLDRPVGTVSGGEATRVALAGLMLSAPDFLLLDEPTNNLDAAGREALYGFVRGWTGGLLAISHDRALLWEMDRIVELTPGGGVRVYGGNFDAFRAQKAAEDAAAEREVESAGHALRQARRESQRIRERHERRASRGAKAAATANAPKILLGMQRERSQHTGARVRETAERLVTEGRTRLAAARARVDERERLALDLPPVDLPAGKVVLEMERVSVRHPGAPRAAPADVSLRIVGPERVAIVGPNGSGKTTLLHVAIGFIAPTSGTARLGIAPGDVAFFDQHARRLREDASVLDNYRAANPGVGETEARHALARFLFEGDAVRQPVGTLSGGQRLRAALACTLNGWRPPKLLLLDEPTNHLDLDSLDALEEVLRGYGGALVVVSHDRAFLEAIGVERTVELA; translated from the coding sequence GTGCCTGCTGTTCTCCACGACTTTCGCATCGCCGCCGACCGGCTGGGCCACGCGCTCGCTGACGGCCGCACCCTCTTCACCGATATCACGCTCGGCTTCGGCCGCGAGCGCACCGGACTGGTCGGCCCCAACGGCGCCGGCAAGACCACGCTCGTCCGCATCCTGGCCGGCGAGCTGACGCCGTCGCGCGGCTCCGTCCAGCGCCGCGGCACCGTCGGCTATTTGCCGCAGGACTTCCAGGTGCGCGCCGGCCGCACGCTGGCCGCCGTGCTCGGCATCGACCGGCGTCTGGCCGCGCTCGACCGCGTGTTCGCGGGAGATGGATCGCCGCGCGACTTCGAGCTGGTCGGCGACGGCTGGGATCTGCGCGAGCGGGCCGAGGCGGCGCTCGCGCGCTTCGGCCTCGCGCGCCTGCACCTCGACCGCCCCGTCGGCACCGTCAGCGGCGGCGAGGCGACGCGGGTGGCGCTGGCGGGGCTGATGCTCTCCGCGCCCGACTTCCTGCTGCTGGACGAGCCGACGAACAACCTCGACGCCGCCGGGCGCGAGGCGCTGTACGGCTTCGTGCGCGGATGGACGGGCGGGCTGCTGGCCATCAGCCACGACCGCGCGCTGCTGTGGGAGATGGATCGCATCGTGGAGCTCACGCCCGGCGGCGGTGTGCGCGTCTACGGTGGCAACTTCGACGCGTTTCGCGCGCAGAAGGCGGCGGAGGACGCCGCGGCCGAGCGCGAGGTGGAGAGCGCCGGACACGCGCTGCGGCAGGCCCGCCGCGAGTCGCAGCGCATCCGCGAACGCCACGAGCGCCGCGCCAGCCGCGGCGCCAAAGCGGCGGCGACGGCCAACGCGCCGAAGATCCTGCTGGGGATGCAGCGCGAGCGCAGCCAGCACACCGGCGCGCGCGTCCGCGAGACGGCGGAGCGGCTCGTCACCGAGGGTCGGACGCGCCTCGCCGCCGCCCGCGCGCGGGTGGACGAGCGCGAGCGGCTGGCGCTCGATCTCCCGCCCGTCGATCTCCCCGCCGGCAAAGTGGTGCTGGAGATGGAGCGCGTCTCCGTCCGCCACCCCGGCGCGCCGCGGGCCGCGCCGGCGGACGTGTCGCTGCGCATCGTCGGCCCCGAGCGCGTGGCGATCGTCGGGCCGAACGGGAGCGGAAAGACGACGCTGCTGCACGTCGCGATCGGCTTCATCGCGCCGACGAGCGGCACCGCGCGGCTGGGGATTGCGCCGGGCGACGTGGCGTTCTTCGACCAGCACGCGCGGCGGCTGCGCGAGGACGCGTCCGTGCTCGACAACTACCGCGCCGCGAACCCCGGCGTCGGCGAGACGGAGGCGCGCCACGCGCTCGCCCGCTTCCTGTTCGAGGGCGACGCGGTGCGCCAGCCGGTGGGGACGCTCAGCGGCGGGCAGCGGCTGCGCGCGGCGCTGGCGTGCACGCTGAACGGCTGGCGTCCGCCGAAGCTCCTGCTCCTCGACGAGCCGACCAACCACCTCGACCTCGACAGCCTCGACGCGCTGGAGGAGGTGCTGCGCGGCTACGGCGGCGCGCTCGTCGTCGTCTCCCACGACCGCGCGTTCCTGGAGGC
- a CDS encoding GNAT family N-acetyltransferase, protein MTTTPRSPSNAPAVAVRAATADDAPALAALRWEFRASIGEVNEDRGAFLARCGEWMRARLGDKGAWRAWVAESGGEAVGNVWLQLMEKMPNPVDEPEVHGYVTNLYVRDGLRGGGVGARLLAAALETCAEVGVHEAFLWPTPRSRSLYRRMGFVGDGEVMVWKRE, encoded by the coding sequence ATGACGACGACTCCGAGGAGTCCGTCTAACGCTCCCGCCGTCGCGGTCCGCGCGGCGACGGCGGACGACGCGCCCGCGTTGGCCGCGCTGCGCTGGGAGTTCCGCGCGTCGATCGGCGAGGTGAACGAGGATCGCGGCGCGTTCCTCGCGCGCTGCGGCGAATGGATGCGCGCGCGGCTGGGGGATAAGGGCGCGTGGCGGGCGTGGGTGGCGGAATCGGGCGGCGAGGCGGTTGGCAACGTCTGGCTCCAGCTGATGGAGAAGATGCCGAACCCGGTGGACGAGCCCGAGGTGCACGGCTACGTCACCAACCTCTACGTGCGCGACGGGCTGCGCGGCGGCGGCGTCGGCGCGCGGCTCCTGGCCGCGGCGCTGGAGACGTGCGCGGAGGTGGGGGTGCACGAGGCCTTCCTCTGGCCCACGCCGCGCAGCCGCAGCCTGTACCGCCGCATGGGCTTCGTGGGGGATGGGGAGGTGATGGTGTGGAAGCGCGAATAA